In Alkalihalobacterium alkalinitrilicum, a genomic segment contains:
- a CDS encoding acyltransferase family protein, which yields MRGTKDIKEVYWLRIIACLSVVLTHAASRVISDFSLTGDIRVVYRTLQMILLYGTPMFVLISTIVMTHAYKENIPKGFLYKRIKYILVPYFIMAAFYAGDKFYRFNWTFNDFAKELGYNLIGQWHGYFILIIFQFYLLHLLFVKYLSRFNATHVLMISFVISVGYWASFYFYFIDYVNHSSYLTLFFSRILFVGWLFYYVVAYYCGRNYERFVEVLNRNWLFIMLGTILSLGLVQAIYHSSL from the coding sequence TTGAGTGTTGTGCTAACTCATGCTGCTAGTAGGGTCATATCAGATTTCTCTCTAACTGGAGATATACGTGTTGTCTATCGGACGCTTCAAATGATCTTGTTGTACGGAACGCCAATGTTTGTGTTGATTTCGACTATTGTTATGACCCATGCATATAAAGAAAACATTCCGAAGGGTTTTCTATACAAGAGAATCAAATATATTTTAGTCCCGTATTTCATCATGGCGGCATTTTATGCTGGTGATAAGTTCTATCGCTTTAACTGGACATTTAATGATTTTGCCAAGGAGCTTGGTTACAACTTGATTGGGCAATGGCATGGGTATTTTATTTTAATTATTTTTCAGTTTTATTTATTACATTTACTATTTGTCAAATATTTAAGTAGATTCAATGCTACGCATGTATTAATGATTAGTTTTGTCATTAGCGTAGGGTATTGGGCAAGTTTTTACTTTTATTTTATAGATTACGTGAATCATTCTAGTTATTTAACGCTTTTCTTTTCAAGGATTTTGTTTGTCGGCTGGCTGTTTTATTATGTTGTTGCTTATTATTGTGGCAGAAACTATGAACGTTTTGTTGAAGTGCTGAATAGAAATTGGTTATTTATTATGCTCGGTACTATTCTATCGCTTGGGCTCGTCCAAGCTATTTATCATTCTTCTTTGTAG
- a CDS encoding DinB family protein, whose protein sequence is MSKLIKQQFTRTRRVLSETLEGLSPEVTNIVPEGFNNNIKWQVGHILVVADLFLFKGQNQLPANYIDIFKAGSKPADWTGDVPEVKTLLEQLNDQLVRINDIPEETFNQALPKPFLGNETFGELAAMGAFHEALHLGQIQTLKRLIETIQAK, encoded by the coding sequence ATGAGTAAATTAATTAAACAACAATTTACGAGAACAAGACGTGTTTTATCCGAAACATTAGAAGGGCTTTCACCTGAAGTGACTAATATTGTACCAGAAGGATTTAATAACAATATCAAATGGCAGGTAGGTCATATCTTAGTCGTTGCGGACCTGTTCTTGTTTAAAGGCCAAAACCAACTTCCAGCGAATTATATCGACATTTTTAAAGCTGGATCAAAACCAGCTGATTGGACAGGAGATGTTCCTGAAGTAAAAACATTGCTTGAACAATTAAATGATCAATTGGTACGGATTAATGATATTCCTGAAGAGACGTTTAATCAAGCATTACCAAAACCGTTTCTAGGTAATGAAACATTTGGAGAATTAGCGGCAATGGGTGCTTTTCATGAAGCTTTGCATTTAGGGCAAATTCAAACACTTAAGCGACTGATTGAAACTATTCAAGCTAAATAA
- a CDS encoding transposase: MSTNKTNNRYSPELKLEAVTRVLAGESVKTVAKDYDVKDPDYIYIWIEKYETYGEAGLNRKIRTYRKIDKDQQIKELKMENELLKKYLQLQRREAKG, translated from the coding sequence ATGTCTACTAATAAAACTAATAACAGGTATTCACCCGAACTAAAACTTGAGGCTGTTACAAGAGTCCTAGCCGGTGAAAGTGTTAAGACTGTTGCGAAAGACTATGATGTTAAAGATCCTGACTATATCTATATATGGATTGAAAAATATGAAACTTATGGCGAAGCAGGCTTAAATAGAAAAATTAGAACCTATCGCAAAATCGATAAAGATCAACAAATTAAAGAGCTGAAAATGGAGAATGAATTGCTAAAAAAGTACCTACAACTTCAAAGAAGGGAGGCAAAAGGTTAA
- a CDS encoding IS3 family transposase encodes MSKMCENLGVTRAGYYKYVKTKRKKKKESPKDKQLKEYIGISYHDHDKNYGYRKIHAELRDKYNIDVSEKVVRRLMRELGYKSQARKEKRKSISGKNTLGAGHIYENLLKRDFSTTKLSEKWVTDVTEFPIGNKKLYLSAVMDLHDNYIVGYQLSDVNDVQLVEDSLLYALEIRVIDEKLIIHSDRGMQYRSNRWKELMGTYTINPSMSRKANCIDNACIESFFSFIKAERKVLKTIKDLEEAKKIIHDYIHYYNHNRIQGVLDYRTPAQYVKAS; translated from the coding sequence ATCTCAAAAATGTGTGAAAATTTGGGGGTTACTAGAGCTGGCTACTATAAATATGTGAAAACTAAAAGAAAAAAGAAAAAGGAATCTCCCAAAGATAAACAGTTAAAGGAATATATTGGTATAAGTTATCATGACCATGATAAAAACTATGGGTATAGAAAAATACACGCAGAACTACGAGATAAGTATAATATCGATGTAAGTGAGAAAGTAGTAAGAAGATTAATGCGAGAGTTAGGCTATAAAAGCCAAGCACGCAAAGAAAAAAGGAAATCTATTAGTGGGAAAAACACATTAGGCGCTGGTCATATTTATGAAAATCTCTTAAAAAGAGACTTCTCAACTACCAAATTAAGCGAAAAATGGGTGACTGACGTGACTGAATTTCCAATAGGTAATAAGAAATTATATTTATCTGCCGTAATGGATCTTCACGACAATTATATAGTAGGATATCAATTATCTGATGTAAATGACGTTCAGCTTGTAGAAGATTCACTTTTATATGCACTGGAAATTAGAGTAATTGATGAAAAACTAATCATTCATTCTGACCGTGGAATGCAATACCGATCTAATAGATGGAAAGAATTAATGGGAACTTATACGATTAATCCGAGCATGTCTAGGAAGGCTAATTGCATTGATAATGCATGTATTGAGAGCTTTTTCTCCTTTATAAAAGCAGAACGTAAAGTACTAAAAACAATAAAAGATTTAGAAGAAGCTAAAAAAATCATTCATGATTATATCCACTATTATAATCATAATCGAATCCAAGGAGTTTTAGATTATAGAACACCCGCTCAATATGTCAAAGCGAGTTAA
- a CDS encoding DMT family transporter: MRYFYFGLLLLTSFLWAGNFIVGKWLVGHASPMTLTTLRWLIAVLCLLPIVWSVEKKLLPSRKAVLPLLLMGLTGVVLFNLLQFMALEHTSASNVGLISTLIALSIAFFSFVFLREKLTFFQIAAMFLSLFGVLVVLTNGNGQLLFALQFNLGDVFMIGAVCIWGIYVVLSKWAMNYTSPMMATLYSGIFGLLILFPFNLSDFTVTNINATFVYSILYTGAISTVVCIVLWNIGVKKLGATTAGLFLNFNPIFTVILAFLLLGERMTLIQITGSVIVITGCYLFTYFKEKRFSSRKLVQNTILRKLG, translated from the coding sequence ATGCGATATTTTTATTTTGGATTATTACTTTTGACGAGCTTTTTGTGGGCGGGGAATTTTATCGTAGGAAAATGGCTTGTCGGGCATGCTTCTCCCATGACGTTAACAACGTTACGGTGGCTTATTGCTGTTCTGTGTTTACTTCCGATTGTATGGAGTGTTGAGAAGAAGCTTTTACCTTCACGAAAGGCAGTCCTGCCATTGCTATTAATGGGACTGACAGGAGTTGTGCTCTTTAATCTTTTACAGTTTATGGCGCTAGAGCATACGTCTGCATCAAATGTAGGGTTAATCTCCACCTTAATTGCCCTATCCATTGCCTTTTTTTCTTTTGTATTTCTAAGAGAAAAACTAACCTTTTTTCAGATTGCAGCGATGTTCCTTTCGCTATTTGGTGTATTGGTTGTATTAACGAATGGCAATGGTCAACTTTTGTTTGCTCTTCAATTTAATTTGGGGGACGTTTTCATGATTGGCGCTGTTTGTATATGGGGGATTTATGTGGTCCTTAGTAAGTGGGCCATGAACTATACATCACCGATGATGGCTACATTGTACTCTGGAATTTTCGGTCTACTGATTTTATTTCCGTTTAACCTTTCAGATTTTACGGTGACTAATATTAATGCGACCTTCGTTTATTCGATCTTATACACGGGTGCCATTTCAACTGTCGTGTGCATTGTATTATGGAATATTGGCGTGAAAAAACTAGGAGCAACAACAGCTGGACTTTTTCTTAATTTTAACCCAATTTTTACAGTGATTTTAGCTTTTCTTTTACTAGGAGAACGAATGACGTTGATACAAATCACCGGGAGTGTCATTGTGATTACTGGTTGTTACTTATTTACATATTTTAAAGAAAAGCGTTTTTCTTCTAGAAAACTCGTGCAAAATACGATACTACGAAAATTAGGTTAG
- a CDS encoding Lrp/AsnC family transcriptional regulator: MESIISKVLDKVDIQILDILQKQAHVSNAEIARRVNLSSPAVHTRIKRLEQEGYISRQVAILNPEKLGFDLLCFVFISSNMHHAEKLDILEEAFRQMPEVLECHCLTGEYDYLLKVANKDRKDLQTFIRKLNKLGITKIQTSLGLREIKYSTVLPILEDHKEEI; this comes from the coding sequence ATGGAATCCATCATCAGTAAAGTGCTCGATAAAGTGGATATTCAAATTTTAGACATTCTGCAAAAACAGGCCCACGTAAGCAATGCCGAAATTGCTAGGCGAGTCAATTTGTCGTCGCCAGCTGTCCACACTAGAATTAAACGTTTAGAACAGGAAGGGTATATCAGTCGACAAGTGGCGATCTTAAATCCTGAGAAATTAGGTTTTGATTTACTTTGCTTTGTTTTTATAAGTTCAAATATGCATCATGCAGAGAAGTTAGATATTTTAGAAGAGGCGTTTCGCCAAATGCCAGAGGTTTTAGAATGTCATTGCTTAACAGGGGAGTACGACTATTTATTAAAGGTTGCGAATAAAGACCGAAAAGACTTACAAACTTTTATTCGAAAATTAAATAAGCTGGGGATCACAAAAATCCAAACGAGCTTAGGGCTAAGGGAAATTAAGTATTCGACTGTATTACCTATTTTGGAAGATCATAAAGAAGAAATTTAA